TGCTGGTGGGACTGGTGGAGTGGGGCTTGGAGAACCTGGCCCTGCGCCGGCCGGAAGCCTGGGCCCAAGGCACGGTCGGATTGGCGCGGTTTGTGGTAACTGTCAGCCGGCCATTCTCCGCCGCCGCCCTGATTCTGGCCGGATGGGCCTCCGGCAAGCGGGGAGGGGCCCAGTTCCCGTTGGTCACCGAAGAGGAGATCATGACCCTGGTCGACGCCGGAGAGGAAGGGGGCGCCATCGAGGTGGAGGAGAAGGAAATGATCTACTCCATCTTCCAGCTCGGCGACACGCTGGCGAGAGAGGTCATGGTTCCCCGGATCGACATCCAGTCGCTAGACCAGGATACACCGGTGGCGGAGGCCACCCGCCAGATGATGAGCACCGGCCACTCTCGGGTTCCGGTCTATGCCGAGTCGATTGACCAGATCGTGGGCGTGCTGCACATCAAAGACCTGCTGCACGCATGGCAGGCCGGGGAGCAGGACCGGCCGGTCAAGGACCTGGCGCGGCCGGCGTACTTCGTTCCGGAGGCCAAGAAGGCCGGCGACCTGCTGGAGGAACTGCAGGACAAGCTGGTGCACATGGCGGTTGTCGTGGATGAGTACGGCGGAACTGCCGGAGTCGTGACGCTGGAGGACATCGTCGAAGAGATCATCGGCGAGATCCGGGATGAGTATGACCGATCCGAGGAGCGTGCCTACCATCAGATCGGGCAGTCGGAATTCATGTTCAGCGGTGGGATCGATCTGGACGACGTCAACCAGCTCACCGGAGCCGAGTTGACAAATGAGACCGCCGAGACTCTGGCTGGGTTCATCTACAGCCAGCTCGGCCGGTTCCCGAGCCAGGGGGAAACCCTACGGGCCGGGGGGCTGGACCTGACCGTCGAGCAGCTCGTTGGACGGCGGATACGCAAGGTGCGGGCAACGGTCGTTCGGCGAGAATCTGCGGAGCCTTCCCATGAAACTGACAGCAGACCTCAAGCGTGACCTGATCGAGCGCGCCCGTCGGGCCCGACGCCGGGCCTATGCGCCGTATTCGGGGTATCCGGTTGGGGCGGCCTTGCTGGCGTCCTCCGGCAGGATCTACACCGGCGTGAACGTGGAGAACGCGGCCTACCCCACCGGGATCTGCGCCGAGCGCAGTGCGGTCTTCAACGCCGTCGGCAGCGGGGAGCGGAGCTTTGAGGCTGTGGCCGTGGTCACCCAGAACGGCGGCTCCCCCTGTGGGGCGTGCCGCCAGGTGCTGTCAGAGTTCGGGCCTGCGATGCAGGTCCTGATCGCCGACGACAAAGGCAAGTTGGTGCGCCAGGCTAAGCTCAGCCAACTGCTCCCCGAGGCCTTCGGCCCAGGCCATCTCCAGAAACCTTAGCCCCGGGAGCCTCATTCCACTTCGTCGGACAGATCGATGAAACGGTACGGCTTGCGGTATTGAGAGTACAGCACCCGGTCGGGCAGCAGCGCCAACTCCCCCCGAAAATAACGCTGGAAGATCAGCCGGAAGGTGTTGACCGGGGTGAGGCTGTCATACAGCGCCTCGGACCCACCGTCTGGCAGGTAGAGGGCATTCAGGATTGTCATGCGTTCCTGCGGGTAGGAAACGCTGGCATGCCTGCCTTCCGGGCCGTGGTCGGCCTGCACGATGATGATCGGAGGCCGATCGGATTCTTTGAGGATCGCCGTGACCGCCTGAAGCAGGCGCATGTCGATGTAGCGGATCTGATCGCGGTATGCGCCCAGGTACTCGCTGTTGCTGACCGGCGATCCGGCATCCCCCAGGGTGAACGGCTGGGTCTGGTCGATCGGCTCGCCGGTCGGGCCGAACACGAACGGCGGATGGGGCGCGATCACATGGGCGAACACGAATTTGGGCCCCGGGGTTTGGGGGAGAACTGCTAGCTCGTCGAAGATGTAGTTGATCCGATCGCGGTGCAGCTGGTAGGGGTAGTCTAGGTCAGGCAGGAAGGCGGGCAAGGCGACCGAGAAGTCGGTGAGCAGCCGTCCGGCCGAGCCCTCCACCAGCATGGTCTCGAATGGGTTCAGGCCGCGTAGACCGAGAGCGCCCTCGATCGACCGGGGGGACAGGAAGAGGTCGGCGTCCCGAATTTCGGTGCCGTTCAGCCCGCTGGCGAAAGCGACCGTCGAGTAACCCAACTGCTCCAGGGCGCTCCGGACGCGGCTATGCTGCACCAGCTGCCAGAGCGGATCGCGGTTGACGCTGTCCGGGTCCGCCTGCGGCAGCAGCGTAGAAACGTAGTCCATGTTGAGCAGCGCCGCCAGCGACAGGCTGGTCTGGGCATGGTTGGCACGGCTGCGGTCGGCCACGTAGAAGCCGAGGCCTCGCAGCGCCTCGAGGGTGGGCGCGTTCTCGTAGTTGAAGACGGTGTGCAGGACATCCTCGCGAGCATAGGCGTCGAGGATGATCAGGTAGATATCCGGGGGCGGTTCCTCCTGAAGCCAGGCCGCGCCCGGGACGGGCACATCCACCAAGGCCGCCGAAGGCGACGTCAGCCGGTCGGCTTCGAAACGCAGGATCGATAAAAGCGGCACGACCAGGCTGAGGGCGGCGATGAGATTCAGCGCTCGGGTCAAGGGGTGCAGATCGCGCCGCGTGCGGAGAGTGGCGGCACAGCCCAGGGCCACCAGGGCCGTGGTCAGCGGCGCCAGGTAGCGGTGCCGACCCAGACCGCCGAGTCCGGCGGCGTGCAGCCCGGAATACAGCTGTCCGTAGCTGAGAAGCGCCACCAGCACCAGGCTGGTGATCAGTCCGGCCTTGAGGGGGTTGCGTAGCAGGAGGCAGAGCGCCACGAAGAGCGCCGTGCATAGCGCCAGGGATGCCAGGATTGCCCGCAGGGTTTCCCCTACGGGGACCCAGACCACATTGACCGCCAACAAGGCAAACGCCGGATACAGGGCGAAGAGGAAAGGGTGAAGGATGATGTGGCGGCGCATTCGGGTCTCGGCTTGGGGGCAGACCTGCCAGGGCAGGTACTAGCCCGCCATTGTAACCCACCGTCGGCCGCGCCCTGGCCTCCGGAGCAGGTCTCGGGCTCGGGCAGGGGCGGCTGGTATAATCCCGACGTGGCCGCCCGCGAGCGAGTCTACCGGACAGAGGCGGTGGTTCTGCGGCGGGGGGACCTGGGCGAGGCAGACCGCCTGCTGACGGTATTCTCGCCGAAGTACGGCAAGCTGCGCCTGGTGGCCAAGGGCGTGCGGCGTCCCACCTCCCGCAAGGCCGGACACCTCGAACCCCTGACGAGAGTCGACCTCCTCCTGGCGAAAGGGAGGGAGCTCGATATCATCACCCAAGCCCAATCGCTTCAGACCTATCCGCTGCCGACGGAGGATCTGGAACGGCTCGGCTATGCCTTGTATGCCGCCGAACTGCTGGATCACTTCAGTGTAGCCGAAGGAGAGACCCGAAGCCAGTACCGCTTGCTGACCGACACCCTGGAGCGACTCTCGGGGGGGGATGAGCCCGCACCGGCCATCCGACATTTCGAACTGCAGCTCCTAGAAGTGTCGGGATTCCGGCCGGAACTGTTCGGCTGTGTCGGCTGCGGTACGGGGATTCGGCCGGAGGCGCAGTTCTTCTCGGCGGAGCATGGAGGGGTATTGTGCCCGGCCTGCGGAGGCGCAGAGGCCGATGCCCTGCCGGTCTCGCTGAGCGCCCTGCGGGTGCTGCGGCACTACCAGCGCAGCACATACGCCGCCTCCGCCGCAGTGCGGGTTAGGGCTGAGGTGATGCAGGAGATCGAGCGACTGATGCAGGTGTACCTGAGTCACCTGCTCGAGCGCCGGCTGAATGTCCCGGCATTCCTGCGCCAGATTCGAGAGCTCCGCTGAGCGGTGTGCGACACGACGACGAGGACGGAATGCGACGCACTCTCCAAGATGTAATCATGGATCTCCAGCACTTCTGGGCGGACCAGGGGTGTGTGATCTGGCAGCCCTACCACACCCAAGTGGGCGCAGGTACCATGAACCCCGCCACCTACCTGCGGGTGCTTGGCCCGGAGCCGTGGCAAGTGGCCTACGTCGAGCCGTCGATTCGCCCCGACGACGCGCGCTATGGGGAGAACCCGAATCGCTTGCAGCGGCACTATCAGTTCCAGGTCATCCTCAAGCCAGACCCCGGAAACCCCCAGGAGATCTATCTCCAATCGCTGCTCCATTTAGGGATTGACCCGGCCGTCCACGACATTCGCTTCGTTGAAGACAACTGGGAACAGCCGGCGCTGGGAGCCTGGGGATTGGGTTGGGAAGTCTGGCTGGATGGGCAAGAGATCACCCAGTTCACCTACTTCCAGCAGGCCGGGGGGATCGTTCTCGACCCGGTGTCGGTCGAGATGACCTACGGGCTGGAACGGATCTTGATCGCCCTCAACGGCCTCGATCACTTCACCGAGATCCCATGGGACGAGCGGCATACCTACGGTGATCTGAACCTGGGCTCCGAGCAAGAGTACAGCCGCTACTACTTCGAGATCGCCGATGTCACCAATCTGTGGGAGATGTTCTCGCGGGCGGAAGCGGAAGCCAATGGGGCCCTAGCTGCCGGTTTGGTGCTCCCGGCTCATGACTATGTCTTGCAGTGCTCCCATCTGTTCAACTTGCTGGACACCCGCGGCGCCGTCGGTGTGACCGAGCGCGCCGGCCTGTTCAACCGCATGCGCGAGATGGCGCGCGGCGTGGCTGAAGCCTACCTGGCTCAGCGACAGGCAATGGGCTTCCCCTGGCTCGCCCCCGCCGCCCCGGCACCGGCCGCAGGGTTGCCTCCGGCCGGCAAGCTGCTGGCGCCGGCGGAGTTCGTGCTCGAGATCGGAACCGAAGAGCTGCCGGCAGGAGACCTGGCCTCAGCCATCGACCAGCTCCGGCTGGCTGTGCCCACTTTGCTGGAGACCGCCCGCCTTGCCCATCAGGAGGTCCGGGTCATGGGCACGCCGCGACGTCTGGCGGTCTTGATCGAGGCCCTGTCGCCGGTGCAGTCGGAGCAGGTGACGACCGTCAAGGGTCCGCCGGCGGAGCGGGCCTTCACGGCGGATGGCAAGCCAACCCCGGCGGCCCAGGGATTCGCCCGAAGCCGGGGGCTTGCGGTGGAGGACCTGCAGGTACGGGAGATGGAAGGCGGCCGCTATGTGGTCGCCGAGGTTCGCCAGGCCGGAGGCGCCAGCACCCTGGTCCTGGCCGAGCGCCTGCCTGGCCTGATCGCAGGCCTCAAGTTCGAGCGAACGATGCGCTGGGAGGCCACCGGCGCCGCCTTCTCGCGTCCGATCCGGTGGCTGGTGGCGCTGCACGGCGACCAGGTCGTTCCCTTCGAATACGCCGGTCTGCAGTCGGGGCGCCAGACGCGGGGCTTGAGGCTGCGCTCCCCGGAAACCTACGCATTGAACCAGGCGCCGGACTACTTGGGCGTGCTTCGGCAGGCAGGCGTTATCCTCGATCCCCAGGAGCGTCGGGGGCTGATCGCCGCGGAAGCGGCAGCGATGGCGGCCGAGGTCGGCGGCGAGTGCGCTGAGGACGGCGGTCTGTTGGCCGAAGTGACCAACCTGGTGGAATCGCCGGCGGTCTTCTGCGGCAGTTTCGCGCGTGAGCATCTCACGCTGCCGCAGGAAGTCCTGATCGCGGTGATGAAGAAACACCAACGCTACTTCCCGGTCACTCGCGGCGAAGAACTGCTGCCGCACTTCCTGGGGGTCCGCAATGGCGACCGGCAAGGCCTCGATACCGTCGTCAAGGGAAACGAACACGTCCTGCGAGCACGGTATGCCGACGCCGCCTACTTCGTCCGCCGGGATCTGGAGCGCCCGTTTGAGGCCTACCGGGAGGGATTGTCTCGTCTGACCTTCCAGACCCAGCTGGGCTCGATGCTCGACAAGACCCAGCGGGTCGAAGCCTTGGTTGAGAAGCTCGCCCCGGATCTGGGATTGACCGAGGGCGAGCGCCGCACGGCCATGCGGGCTGCCCACCTGTGCAAAGCCGACTTGATGACCGAGATGGTGGTGGAGATGACCTCGCTGCAGGGTGTGCTGGGGGCCCAGTATGCCCTGCAAGCTGGCGAGCCGGTCGAGGTCGCCCAGGCGATCCGGGAGCACTATCTGCCCCGCCACGCCGACGACGACCTCCCAGCCAGCCGGCCAGGGATGGCCGTGGCGGTTGCCGACCGTTTGGACACGCTGGTTGGGCTGTTCGCCGTTGGGTTGCAGCCGACTGGGACGCGTGATCCGTTCGCGTTGCGCCGTGCGGCGATCGGGCTGATCCACCTGCTGACCCAGAGCGGCACTTCGCTCGACCTGCGGCGTGCCCTCGAGCTGGCAGGGCAAGGCATGCCGGTGACCGTCTCCGACGGCGTGCGGCGAGACTGCCTGGGCTTCATCGCCGGACGGCAGGAGTCGCTCTTCGGAGAAGGCCGTCCCTACGACGTCGTCGCCGCCGTCCTGGCCGCCCAAGGACACAATCCGGCCTCAGCTCTGCAGGCGATCGAGCGCCTGGCCGAGGCCGTTCGCCAGGGAAACTGGCCGCTCAAGCTGCAGGCCTATGCCCGCTGCGTTCGGATCGTGCGCGGCGAGGTCGAACAACATCTCGTCGATGCGGGGCTGCTGCGCGAGCCCGCCGAGGCCGCTCTGCTCAAGGCCGTCGAGCAGGCCGAGGCTCAGCCGCGGCCGACGGGCTCGGTGGACGATTTCCTATGTGCCTTCGATCCCCTCGTCCCGGTCATTACCCGCTTCTTTGATGAGGTGCTGGTGATGGCCGAGGAGCCCGGGCTGCGGAAGGCGCGGTTGGGCTTGCTGCAGCACGTCGCCGCTCTGGCGGATGGGGTCGCCGACCTCTCGCGCCTGGAGGGCTTCTAGGAGGATGAGGCCCTTCCCGGTCGGCCGGTGCGATAGAACCTTCAACCGCGCCCGGCGCACCTTTGAATCCCTGCGCTCCATCCAGGTGGATGGGGCGCCGCTTGCCTTCGTCTGGCTGGGTGGCCGGTAGCGATGGCCGGTGGGAGCGTCACGGAAGAGATCAAGGACCGCCTTGACATCGTCGAGGTGATTGGCGGCTCCGTCAAGCTGCGGCGCTCGGGAAAGAACTACACCGGCTTCTGTCCCTTCCATCCCAATAGCCACACTCCGGCCTTCGTGGTGTTCCCGGAGAGCGGAACCTGGCGCTGCTTCGGCGCCTGCAACGAAGGCGGTGACGTCTTCAAGTTCGTGATGAAGAAGGATGGCCTGGACTTCAAGGAGGCACTGCGAGTACTGTCCGCGCGCGCCGGCGTCGAGCTGCCCGAGCGCGAGGCCGGGGAGAGCGCCGACGAGGAGACCCATGCCCGACTACGATCCTTGCTGGAAGCGGCCAGCGCCTA
The sequence above is drawn from the Anaerolineales bacterium genome and encodes:
- a CDS encoding hemolysin family protein, with amino-acid sequence MTEISWLTGLLVLAVGLNGLLAASRSGMVNSRPSSLREAGQRGDRKAEQAYQVAANASELLLAFRLVQALTRLLAYGLGFTLAVQGMQPDAGLLSLLAVVAAVGLLVGLVEWGLENLALRRPEAWAQGTVGLARFVVTVSRPFSAAALILAGWASGKRGGAQFPLVTEEEIMTLVDAGEEGGAIEVEEKEMIYSIFQLGDTLAREVMVPRIDIQSLDQDTPVAEATRQMMSTGHSRVPVYAESIDQIVGVLHIKDLLHAWQAGEQDRPVKDLARPAYFVPEAKKAGDLLEELQDKLVHMAVVVDEYGGTAGVVTLEDIVEEIIGEIRDEYDRSEERAYHQIGQSEFMFSGGIDLDDVNQLTGAELTNETAETLAGFIYSQLGRFPSQGETLRAGGLDLTVEQLVGRRIRKVRATVVRRESAEPSHETDSRPQA
- the cdd gene encoding cytidine deaminase, with product MKLTADLKRDLIERARRARRRAYAPYSGYPVGAALLASSGRIYTGVNVENAAYPTGICAERSAVFNAVGSGERSFEAVAVVTQNGGSPCGACRQVLSEFGPAMQVLIADDKGKLVRQAKLSQLLPEAFGPGHLQKP
- a CDS encoding LTA synthase family protein; the encoded protein is MRRHIILHPFLFALYPAFALLAVNVVWVPVGETLRAILASLALCTALFVALCLLLRNPLKAGLITSLVLVALLSYGQLYSGLHAAGLGGLGRHRYLAPLTTALVALGCAATLRTRRDLHPLTRALNLIAALSLVVPLLSILRFEADRLTSPSAALVDVPVPGAAWLQEEPPPDIYLIILDAYAREDVLHTVFNYENAPTLEALRGLGFYVADRSRANHAQTSLSLAALLNMDYVSTLLPQADPDSVNRDPLWQLVQHSRVRSALEQLGYSTVAFASGLNGTEIRDADLFLSPRSIEGALGLRGLNPFETMLVEGSAGRLLTDFSVALPAFLPDLDYPYQLHRDRINYIFDELAVLPQTPGPKFVFAHVIAPHPPFVFGPTGEPIDQTQPFTLGDAGSPVSNSEYLGAYRDQIRYIDMRLLQAVTAILKESDRPPIIIVQADHGPEGRHASVSYPQERMTILNALYLPDGGSEALYDSLTPVNTFRLIFQRYFRGELALLPDRVLYSQYRKPYRFIDLSDEVE
- the recO gene encoding DNA repair protein RecO, producing MAARERVYRTEAVVLRRGDLGEADRLLTVFSPKYGKLRLVAKGVRRPTSRKAGHLEPLTRVDLLLAKGRELDIITQAQSLQTYPLPTEDLERLGYALYAAELLDHFSVAEGETRSQYRLLTDTLERLSGGDEPAPAIRHFELQLLEVSGFRPELFGCVGCGTGIRPEAQFFSAEHGGVLCPACGGAEADALPVSLSALRVLRHYQRSTYAASAAVRVRAEVMQEIERLMQVYLSHLLERRLNVPAFLRQIRELR
- the glyS gene encoding glycine--tRNA ligase subunit beta, coding for MDLQHFWADQGCVIWQPYHTQVGAGTMNPATYLRVLGPEPWQVAYVEPSIRPDDARYGENPNRLQRHYQFQVILKPDPGNPQEIYLQSLLHLGIDPAVHDIRFVEDNWEQPALGAWGLGWEVWLDGQEITQFTYFQQAGGIVLDPVSVEMTYGLERILIALNGLDHFTEIPWDERHTYGDLNLGSEQEYSRYYFEIADVTNLWEMFSRAEAEANGALAAGLVLPAHDYVLQCSHLFNLLDTRGAVGVTERAGLFNRMREMARGVAEAYLAQRQAMGFPWLAPAAPAPAAGLPPAGKLLAPAEFVLEIGTEELPAGDLASAIDQLRLAVPTLLETARLAHQEVRVMGTPRRLAVLIEALSPVQSEQVTTVKGPPAERAFTADGKPTPAAQGFARSRGLAVEDLQVREMEGGRYVVAEVRQAGGASTLVLAERLPGLIAGLKFERTMRWEATGAAFSRPIRWLVALHGDQVVPFEYAGLQSGRQTRGLRLRSPETYALNQAPDYLGVLRQAGVILDPQERRGLIAAEAAAMAAEVGGECAEDGGLLAEVTNLVESPAVFCGSFAREHLTLPQEVLIAVMKKHQRYFPVTRGEELLPHFLGVRNGDRQGLDTVVKGNEHVLRARYADAAYFVRRDLERPFEAYREGLSRLTFQTQLGSMLDKTQRVEALVEKLAPDLGLTEGERRTAMRAAHLCKADLMTEMVVEMTSLQGVLGAQYALQAGEPVEVAQAIREHYLPRHADDDLPASRPGMAVAVADRLDTLVGLFAVGLQPTGTRDPFALRRAAIGLIHLLTQSGTSLDLRRALELAGQGMPVTVSDGVRRDCLGFIAGRQESLFGEGRPYDVVAAVLAAQGHNPASALQAIERLAEAVRQGNWPLKLQAYARCVRIVRGEVEQHLVDAGLLREPAEAALLKAVEQAEAQPRPTGSVDDFLCAFDPLVPVITRFFDEVLVMAEEPGLRKARLGLLQHVAALADGVADLSRLEGF
- a CDS encoding CHC2 zinc finger domain-containing protein is translated as MAGGSVTEEIKDRLDIVEVIGGSVKLRRSGKNYTGFCPFHPNSHTPAFVVFPESGTWRCFGACNEGGDVFKFVMKKDGLDFKEALRVLSARAGVELPEREAGESADEETHARLRSLLEAASA